The Coccidioides posadasii str. Silveira chromosome 3, complete sequence genome contains a region encoding:
- the MID1 gene encoding stretch-activated cation channel mid1 (EggNog:ENOG410PIPW~COG:S~TransMembrane:1 (n13-26c38/39o609-630i)~BUSCO:5040at33183), translating into MPCPKLTPLQARFAACLAATLFLIFLYLIPLNIRFAYAIDVDSIIREDHNHPIILDLDTPFGVAELGAQEHPDVLAKEDLHQNVSLVRRAPEGVDALANNAPRLKNIRMGETQYWMIPKDVLTGPKSPRSPGLPTVVQPKNEEPEADGILFERERKRDGGLSRRSTTVYVTLNTCIQPSLNATQRSDDSSPPQLQLFYSEDGSVKEPGPDTPEVLSIDFDDGYASAEIQADGDVYIGVFAPTHPRYRGMYNYEVAASVDAPFHSVEPDTPFLYFVDSDSQAALLQTNATTAAKPGDESYKEWMKLDPPPFTMFAHNMNSSDIFGIQKSYCGLSKNAQMSRIGGSLKTGMTNRGLTPKEQFYITGLNRSSGYYGILAMEGNSTASGNGVVGGGGKVWKTMNFTTKSDNNCAVVYDLKFCSEVAYAVPSNPALNVSQLMKLYDDHAAKLYKNFSYSLQQIPCNASSSSKYSLARDCDDCASAYKQWLCAVTIPRCHDFSSSLSFLRPRNTGQNFLNGSILPDDHPLRQNVLTNASRNPLIDEEIKPGPYNEVLPCRELCYDLAQSCPSALGFGCPTNKWLNYSYGIMSDNGDVTCSYLGAAYFMRNGALSIAQAGASMGLLGLGFWCLVWGLV; encoded by the exons ATGCCTTGCCCAAAGCTCACTCCTCTTCAGGCCCGCTTTGCTGCCTGCCTCGCCGCCACTCTTTTTCTCATCTTCCTCTATCTCATTCCCTTGAACATACGATTCGCATACGCAATTGATGTTGATTCGATAATACGCGAAGATCATAACCATCCCATCATACTAGATTTGGATACACCGTTCGGAGTTGCGGAACTTGGAGCTCAGGAGCATCCTGATGTGCTGGCTAAGGAGGATCTTCATCAGAATGTTAGCCTTGTAAGGAGAGCACCTGAAGGAGTGGACGCGCTGGCGAACAATGCACCAAGGTTGAAAAATATCAGGATGGGAGAAACCCAGTACTGGATGATTCCTAAAGACGTGCTGACCGGCCCAAAGTCTCCACGTTCCCCAGGGCTACCGACGGTCGTTCAGCCAAAGAATGAAGAACCGGAAGCTGATGGCATACTGTtcgaaagagaaagaaaacgCGATGGGGGATTATCTCGTCGATCTACTACTGTTTACGTTACGTTGAATACCTGTATTCAACCCTCATTGAACGCCACTCAACGATCGGATGATTCTTCTCCTCCGCAGCTTCAGCTCTTTTACTCTGAAGATGGTTCAGTAAAAGAACCTGGTCCAGATACTCCTGAAGTTCTGTCTATTGATTTTGACGATGGATACGCTTCTGCAGAGATACAGGCGGATGGAGATGTGTACATCGGAGTTTTTGCTCCCACCCATCCGAGATATCGTGGAATGTATAACTACGAAGTTGCAGCATCTGTGGATGCTCCTTTCCATAGCGTGGAACCCGATACACCCTTCTTATATTTTGTCGACAGTGACAGCCAAGCAGCTTTGCTTCAGACGAATGCTACGACTGCAGCGAAACCAGGAGATGAATCGTATAAAGAGTGGATGAAACTAGATCCGCCGCCATTTACCATGTTTGCGCATAATATGAACAGTTCAGATATCTTTGGAATCCAGAAATCGTATTGCGGGCTTAGCAAGAATGCGCAGATGAGCCGAATAGGTGGTAGCCTCAAAACCGGGATGACAAATCGTGGCCTGACGCCTAAGGAACAATTCTACATCACAGGGCTTAATCGCAGCTCGGGGTACTATGGGATTCTGGCCATGGAAGGAAACTCAACTGCGTCCGGGAATGGTGTTGTCGGTGGAGGTGGTAAAGTCTGGAAAACGATGAATTTTACCACTAAGTCAG ACAACAATTGTGCAGTGGTATACGACCTCAAATTCTGCTCCGAAGTCGCCTACGCGGTCCCGTCCAACCCGGCTCTCAATGTCTCTCAGCTCATGAAACTCTACGACGACCATGCCGCCAAACTATATAAAAATTTCTCATATTCTCTCCAGCAAATCCCCTGCAAtgcttcctcctcctcaaaATACTCTCTCGCTCGCGACTGTGATGATTGTGCATCTGCATACAAGCAATGGCTCTGCGCCGTAACCATTCCTCGCTGCCACGATTTCTCCAGCAGCCTCTCATTCCTTCGCCCTCGTAATACGGGCCAAAATTTCTTAAATGGAAGCATTTTACCCGATGATCACCCTCTACGACAAAACGTCCTCACAAATGCATCCCGCAACCCGTTGATTGACGAAGAAATCAAACCCGGGCCGTATAACGAAGTACTGCCATGCCGGGAACTTTGTTATGATTTGGCACAGAGTTGCCCCAGTGCGTTGGGTTTTGGGTGTCCGACAAACAAGTGGCTGAATTACTCGTACGGGATAATGAGCGATAATGGAGATGTTACGTGTAGCTATTTGGGGGCGGCATACTTTATGAGGAATGGTGCCCTGAGCATTGCACAAGCTGGCGCTAGTATGGGATTACTTGGTTTGGGTTTCTGGTGTCTCGTTTGGGGCCTTGTGTGA
- a CDS encoding uncharacterized protein (EggNog:ENOG410PJD2~COG:S~BUSCO:9626at33183), with protein sequence MPPPPPPKRIKRPLEVLDEDDYTDALSHIIARDFFPGLLETQTQQDYLDALESKDKELIAAAGRRLTEVMTPGRQGRQGVSLSTHRRSARPGDTPKQWGGDTPMSVASSMSTPSSKMPISGSTMKADAAKMGLGAFQSKYTSEDNESFNKLLDRQNVKRRDKYAWMWGGNKIATARQIAHRQREAKRLEDQKSLEASKELIKTDLDARPARPDAWKPKAENSLMFIPSSIEDTHETVQQKAETTSRAGPKRVLYHNTRIQPESLSDGSQNAPPPSPSISAIRDAISGRPRVTDSESGFTGGETPRVNGYAFVDEDEPDPQPITAKQTADEEDSHLKLLTISASSTPNPFKLQETRRREALHHRMVERVAKTKRVEKFVSTTKTPVPRFPSSPMVGAGGRTPGGSGMSKAALTPAGQRLWASVGNSTPRRPELGNGASGLKNMWTPTPRRGK encoded by the coding sequence ATGCCACCTCCGCCACCGCCAAAACGGATCAAACGACCACTCGAAGTCCTCGATGAAGACGACTATACCGATGCATTATCCCACATAATCGCAAGGGACTTCTTCCCTGGACTTCTCGAAACCCAGACCCAACAAGACTATCTTGATGCCCTCGAGTCGAAGGATAAAGAATTAATTGCAGCAGCAGGACGCAGATTGACAGAGGTCATGACACCTGGTCGACAAGGGCGGCAAGGCGTGAGCCTGTCCACTCACAGACGTTCAGCACGCCCCGGAGACACACCCAAGCAATGGGGTGGTGATACTCCAATGTCTGTGGCTTCTTCGATGAGCACTCCTTCGTCAAAGATGCCTATTTCAGGAAGTACGATGAAGGCCGATGCGGCGAAAATGGGCTTAGGCGCTTTTCAGTCTAAATATACGAGCGAGGATAATGAGTCGTTTAATAAGCTGCTGGATCGACAGAATGTTAAGCGGAGAGATAAATATGCATGGATGTGGGGTGGAAATAAGATTGCTACCGCAAGACAGATCGCGCATCGACAACGCGAGGCGAAAAGACTGGAAGACCAGAAGAGTTTGGAGGCGAGTAAGGAGCTTATCAAGACAGATCTTGATGCTCGCCCCGCGAGGCCGGATGCTTGGAAGCCGAAAGCGGAGAATTCATTGATGTTTATACCTTCATCGATCGAAGATACACATGAGACTGTACAGCAAAAAGCTGAAACCACGTCGCGCGCTGGTCCGAAGCGGGTCTTATACCACAACACTAGAATTCAACCCGAATCACTCAGTGACGGTTCACAAAATGCTCCACCCCCATCGCCTTCGATCTCAGCCATCCGCGATGCCATTTCTGGCCGTCCACGAGTCACAGATTCTGAATCTGGCTTCACAGGCGGCGAGACTCCTCGCGTGAATGGATACGCCTTTGTCGATGAGGACGAACCTGATCCCCAGCCTATCACTGCCAAGCAAACCGCAGACGAAGAAGATTCTCACTTAAAACTCCTAACCATCAGCGCATCATCCACTCCAAATCCCTTCAAACTCCAAGAAACCCGTCGTCGCGAAGCGTTACACCATCGCATGGTTGAACGTGTTGCCAAAACTAAACGTGTTGAAAAGTTTGTCAGTACTACGAAGACGCCGGTGCCGAGATTTCCTAGTAGTCCCATGGTTGGAGCTGGTGGGAGAACCCCTGGCGGAAGTGGGATGAGTAAAGCAGCCTTAACGCCTGCAGGACAAAGATTGTGGGCAAGTGTGGGAAACAGTACCCCCCGCCGGCCGGAACTGGGGAATGGAGCATCTGGGTTGAAGAATATGTGGACGCCAACGCCTAGGAGAGGGAAATAG
- a CDS encoding uncharacterized protein (SECRETED:SignalP(1-16)~EggNog:ENOG410PUE5), whose protein sequence is MMILILMTISWTTASGHHTAQPSPAHLSVIQRAQGGIHEFTATPDRLSVLRGICLIRDRNRCVISRIFDQDEAISRLERHGNNARDDNGQLLLGEEFLTLEVAHILPHALTQAKADSQLDDSKKAALMILNMFDFNVSHLINGVDIDRPFNAISLTQNLHGLFGKFKIFFEPVPGQEHTYRIDSCLPPGAVRAVPVTRTLYLTPDRSIEPPLPRLLAIHSAICHILQLSGAGQYIDKILQDLEEIGTREDGSTDLGRLVNLRLGGWLDGAVDVH, encoded by the exons ATGATGATATTGATTTTGATGACGATCAGCTGGACAACG GCTTCTGGTCACCACACCGCCCAGCCCTCACCCGCTCATCTGTCAGTTATTCAGCGAGCGCAAGGAGGAATACATGAATTTACTGCCACCCCTGATCGACTCTCAGTCCTTCGAGGTATTTGCCTTATCCGTGACCGGAATCGTTGCGTGATTTCGCGCATATTCGATCAGGACGAAGCAATAAGTCGTCTGGAGCGACATGGGAATAATGCTCGGGACGACAATGGGCAGCTACTCCTTGGAGAGGAGTTTCTGACTCTAGAGGTGGCACACATACTTCCACATGCCCTGACTCAGGCAAAGGCAGATTCTCAGTTG GACGATTCCAAAAAAGCTGCCCTAATGATTCTCAACATGTTCGATTTCAATGTTTCACACCTGattaatggtgttgataTCGATCGGCCATTCAATGCTATCAGTCTTACCCAGAATCTCCATGGCCTATTTGGCAagttcaaaatcttctttgAACCGGTTCCTGGCCAGGAACATACCTATCGAATTGATTcctgcctccccccgggTGCCGTACGAGCTGTCCCCGTCACTCGGACCCTCTATCTCACACCTGACCGCTCAATCGAACCCCCGTTGCCCCGGCTCCTTGCGATACACAGTGCCATTTGTCATATTCTCCAGCTCTCTGGTGCTGGGCAATACATTGACAAGATTCTCCAGGATCTGGAGGAGATTGGTACCCGAGAGGACGGGTCAACCGACCTGGGCCGTTTAGTGAACCTGAGATTGGGTGGTTGGCTAGACGGCGCCGTTGATGTCCACTGA
- a CDS encoding uncharacterized protein (EggNog:ENOG410PJP7~COG:T), whose amino-acid sequence MTSLLRWAKATFRRVPSLPLCFPTSGFETVSGSELDEERFEEFKKGQYYPINIGDVLSSRYEIIGKLGFGVTSTIYKYLNQGNPSHPGYAHVRKALDVFTIPRPGGGHHEPMWESFKDLLYRNPNHRFTEDLLRVGLIQVLLALDYLHTECKLVHTDIKGDNILQETEDRAILESFTKAEMENPSPRKFINGIPVYASQWFELPKTFGQVVLSDFGSAVRGDERRNHDAQPNVYRSPEVMLKAEWSYPIDIWNVGVMVWDLFEGKHMFHGNDPDGKGYSTRAHLAEVIGILGPPPLDMLKRGKRSLEFFTEDGRWKPDIEIPQASLEASEEFLRGRNKEIFLVFMRGMLQWRPEDRKTAKELLEDPWLNDQID is encoded by the exons ATGACTTCCCTCCTGAGATGGGCCAAAGCCACCTTTCGAAGAGTTCCCTCCCTTCCCCTGTGTTTCCCGACCAGTGGCTTCGAAACAGTCAGTGGGTCTGAACTTGATGAGGAACGATTTGAAGAGTTCAAGAAAGGACAATATTATCCTATCAACATTGGGGACGTCTTGAGTTCCAGATACGAGATCATCGGTAAACTGGGATTTGGGGTTACCTCCACC ATTTATAAGTATCTAAATCAAGGAAATCCATCACATCCTGGTTATGCCCATGTGAGAAAGGCCCTAGATGTGTTCACCATTCCTCGTCCCGGAGGTGGCCATCATGAACCCATGTGGGAGAGTTTCAAGGATCTACTCTATCGCAATCCCAATCATCGATTTACTGAGGACCTACTCAGGGTTGGTCTTATACAAGTTTTGCTTGCGCTTGACTACCTGCATACCGAATGCAAGCTTGTCCATACAG ACATCAAGGGCGATAACATTCTTCAAGAAACAGAAGACAGAGCGATCCTTGAAAGCTTTACAAAAGCTGAAATGGAGAACCCTTCACCGCGAAAGTTTATCAACGGGATACCAGTGTATGCTTCCCAATGGTTTGAATTGCCAAAGACATTTGGCCAGGTAGTCCTGAGTGATTTTGGTTCAGCTGTACGAGGAGATGAGAGGAGAAATCATGATGCACAGCCCAATGTTTACAGATCTCCAGAGGTGATGCTGAAAGCTGAATGGAGCTACCCAATTGATATATGGAATGTTGGCGTCATG GTCTGGGACTTGTTTGAGGGCAAGCACATGTTCCATGGCAATGATCCCGATGGGAAAGGGTATTCCACCCGTGCGCATCTTGCTGAGGTGATTGGCATTCTGGGGCCGCCTCCCTTAGATATGCTCAAGCGTGGAAAACGGAGTCTTGAATTTTTTACTGAAGATG GACGGTGGAAGCCTGACATAGAGATACCCCAAGCAAGTTTGGAAGCGTCGGAAGAGTTTCTTAggggaagaaataaagaaatatttTTAGTTTTTATGAGAGGGATGCTTCAATGGCGACCAGAAGATAGAAAGACAGCAAAGGAACTGCTTGAGGATCCATGGCTAAATGATCAGATAGACTAG
- a CDS encoding uncharacterized protein (EggNog:ENOG410Q09V~COG:S~BUSCO:2600at33183): MSFLNVDTAYGSPRPNTASSQILLSSSLYNDQVCRQLPPMSSSSTLPDTSAGIRLRSRAHSPKRLSVFKNRSRSNTTNSTSSSYQSPASSMTSIDASSRRSSQDGRTLSSFFLPGEKEGLARSLISRGSRILKRQGSKTSLLAQQTIEPEEDMVRIRGRERSKDRLARERERLDGLGLFYRSHRTRHSDMHEFLKRNISEPFDFQHVTHTHQSQLPPIEYTHPHDLATEFSIIRASQRPKTELKGIRAESLFYRNLSSEDLSTSNLSTLAPDSQSLYTRSPPHSPVRSETPRSPNSLSNKRASRSVENFSRPVSRVNKPTPAPCIIPPPRHSSKTACSHRADPTSQTIDALLGHDSPPPVAEQPSQDYWTSTETQGSYHDAMEHFPDDVVHAFTTDDYSPKMLRASPVDHVSGLANIPEENEPSWRNSHAGAQMVGHVTGLAAAPEHFGEHLHAPFIDRSPGPEDVHSPILGLLEDACEEPSVTDDKACIPHPSVKVHHPLEDSWEDDIDYCYEHAAESNSNFDWQRVSLEEVRENLAAASLRDNSVAARNQESPQKPNFIPRLEPSKDSKSAPTTPEPQAAFSFPRPGSVSPAGSAHSYDYFTSPGKKIGKYRPELFQVVGQPLEGRLSPLPIYGGVMPDIQESDEEVIYAQPDDQATSVRSSCSPLSKCNSQESMILSRAASIARKHRSSTSTNSVPDLVHSPGGSRDAASRESTSPLVEQAKSFVSRSPALTLHARPNNTLSLEANTATSPSESTPVAEKPSVPAAPFHDRAKSESILDTFDMGASIKNAGAAARKRSSTFTRGINHRKTRTSYSLFPSAAPPTPKQNSFPMHFEAH, translated from the exons ATGTCGTTCCTAAACGTCGACACCGCATATGGTTCCCCCCGGCCCAACACCGCCTCGTCGCAGATTCTCCTTTCCTCCTCGCTCTATAATGACCAGGTCTGTCGACAACTCCCTCCTATGTCATCATCCTCCACCTTGCCAGACACTTCTGCAGGTATCCGACTACGCTCCAGGGCTCATAGCCCAAAGCGGCTTTCCGTCTTCAAAAACCGCTCTCGCAGCAATACCACCAATTCAACCTCCTCCTCATACCAGTCTCCTGCTTCATCAATGACTTCAATTGATGCCTCATCGCGAAGATCTTCTCAAGACGGACGCACCCtctcctctttctttttacCTGGCGAGAAAGAAGGCCTCGCGAGGTCATTGATTTCGCGTGGTAGCCGTATCTTGAAGCGTCAAGGAAGCAAAACTAGCCTTTTGGCTCAACAGACAATTGAACCGGAGGAAGACATGGTCAGGATCAGAGGCCGAGAGAGAAGCAAAGACAGACTTGCGAGAGAAAGGGAAAGGCTGGATGGATTGGGTCTCTTCTATCGGAGTCACCGGACCCGACACAGCGACATGC ATGAATTCCtgaaaagaaatatctctgaACCATTTGACTTCCAACACGTCACGCATACCCACCAGAGCCAGCTGCCTCCCATCGAGTATACCCATCCACATGATCTGGCTACCGAGTTCTCCATTATTAGGGCTTCCCAGCGGCCAAAAACAGAGCTCAAAGGGATCAGAGCGGAAAGCCTCTTCTATCGAAACCTTTCTTCAGAAGACCTGTCAACATCCAACCTTTCCACATTGGCCCCTGACTCGCAATCTTTATATACTCGAAGCCCTCCTCATTCACCAGTTCGATCAGAGACGCCAAGGTCACCGAACAGTCTGAGCAACAAGCGAGCTTCTCGCTCCGTTGAAAATTTCTCCCGTCCAGTTTCACGAGTGAACAAACCAACCCCGGCACCTTGCATCATTCCGCCACCTCGTCACTCGTCGAAAACTGCATGCTCCCACCGGGCCGATCCAACTTCGCAGACTATCGATGCATTGTTAGGGCACGATTCTCCGCCCCCAGTCGCCGAACAACCATCGCAAGATTACTGGACGTCAACGGAAACACAGGGCTCTTACCATGACGCAATGGAGCATTTCCCCGACGACGTCGTCCACGCATTCACCACGGACGATTACTCCCCAAAGATGCTCAGAGCATCGCCGGTCGACCATGTGTCCGGGCTTGCAAACATCCCGGAAGAAAACGAGCCGTCTTGGCGCAACAGCCACGCGGGTGCTCAGATGGTGGGTCATGTCACCGGACTCGCTGCTGCTCCCGAGCACTTCGGCGAGCATCTCCATGCGCCCTTCATCGACCGGTCGCCCGGCCCAGAAGACGTGCACTCGCCGATACTTGGACTGTTGGAGGATGCATGTGAAGAACCGTCCGTCACTGACGACAAAGCATGCATCCCGCATCCCTCCGTGAAGGTGCATCACCCCTTGGAAGACTCTTGGGAGGACGACATTGACTACTGCTATGAGCATGCAGCCGAGTCCAATTCGAACTTTGACTGGCAGCGAGTGTCTCTCGAAGAAGTACGTGAGAATCTGGCTGCGGCGTCTCTTAGAGACAATTCTGTGGCAGCTCGTAACCAGGAAAGCCCGCAGAAGCCCAACTTCATCCCGAGACTCGAGCCATCAAAAGACTCCAAATCCGCCCCAACCACGCCAGAGCCACAGGCCGCGTTTTCTTTCCCACGACCTGGCAGTGTCAGCCCAGCTGGGTCGGCTCACTCTTATGACTATTTCACCAGCCCTGGGAAAAAAATAGGCAAATACAGGCCTGAACTTTTTCAAGTCGTAGGACAGCCTCTCGAGGGTCGGTTGTCGCCGCTGCCAATTTACGGTGGAGTGATGCCCGATATCCAAGAGAGCGACGAGGAAGTCATTTACGCTCAGCCAGACGATCAAGCGACATCCGTTCGCAGCAGTTGCTCACCTCTTAGCAAGTGCAACTCTCAGGAGAGCATGATTTTATCCCGTGCTGCATCAATTGCTAGAAAGCACCGCTCATCTACATCGACTAATAGTGTGCCGGATTTGGTTCATAGTCCAGGTGGCAGTCGTGATGCTGCTAGTCGCGAGAGCACAAGCCCCTTGGTTGAACAAGCTAAATCCTTTGTATCGCGCTCGCCCGCATTGACTCTCCACGCTCGACCTAATAATACCCTGTCTCTGGAGGCCAATACCGCGACGTCGCCTTCAGAAAGCACGCCAGTTGCCGAGAAACCTTCCGTCCCTGCAGCTCCTTTCCATGACCGAGCCAAGTCTGAATCGATTCTGGATACCTTTGACATGGGAGCATCTATCAAAAATGCAGGTGCTGCTGCGAGAAAGCGCTCGTCCACTTTTACTCGTGGGATCAATCATCGCAAGACACGGACTTCGTACTCTTTGTTCCCTTCGGCAGCACCGCCAACTCCCAAACAGAACTCTTTCCCGATGCATTTCGAAGCGCACTAA
- a CDS encoding uncharacterized protein (EggNog:ENOG410PJXV~COG:G~BUSCO:7405at33183) yields the protein MTPAPATPVVHVDKSHAAKDAPYALSLARSPVPRFVAFDARFIRDVIGPETDSPQLTLIEKRSYQFAHEAGVYIKPTNSVYFTANFQTCDPIELYAINCDTHEISKLDYPDVVQANGACNFDDKVLYCAQGDLSRPSGLVLVDPVTGRAETLINNFQGRHFNSVNDVVVHHRTGDIWFTDPTYGYAQAFRPSPELPAQVYRFRPSTGECVVVADGFEMCNGLCFSPDYSRMYITDTGAIQAHNGPGDGHQLFADPRKPASIYVYDVVDDGTRLGHRRTFAYCDTGVPDGIKCDENGYVYSGCGDGVHVWDSQGILLGKIIVGGITANFNFVRGGIWMFAEEELWFCKLKAKGALVDIEC from the coding sequence ATGACCCCAGCACCAGCTACGCCAGTCGTCCACGTTGACAAGTCCCACGCGGCCAAGGACGCTCCCTATGCTCTCTCGCTCGCCCGCTCCCCCGTCCCTCGCTTCGTAGCCTTCGATGCCCGCTTCATCCGTGACGTCATTGGCCCGGAGACAGACTCACCGCAGCTCACCCTGATCGAGAAGCGCAGCTATCAATTCGCCCACGAAGCAGGCGTCTACATCAAGCCCACAAACTCGGTCTACTTCACCGCCAATTTCCAAACATGCGACCCGATCGAGCTCTACGCAATCAATTGCGACACGCATGAGATCTCCAAGCTCGACTACCCGGACGTCGTCCAGGCCAACGGGGCGTGTAACTTCGATGACAAGGTCCTGTACTGCGCGCAGGGGGATCTCTCGCGTCCATCGGGACTGGTGCTTGTCGATCCCGTGACGGGCCGGGCAGAGACGCTGATCAACAATTTCCAAGGACGGCATTTTAATTCTGTCAATGATGTCGTAGTGCATCATCGCACCGGTGATATCTGGTTCACCGATCCCACGTACGGATATGCGCAGGCCTTTCGGCCATCGCCAGAGTTGCCTGCGCAGGTGTACAGATTCCGTCCCTCAACGGGAGAGTGTGTGGTAGTAGCCGATGGGTTTGAAATGTGCAACGGGCTCTGCTTCAGTCCCGACTACTCGAGGATGTACATTACGGACACCGGTGCTATTCAGGCTCATAATGGGCCCGGTGATGGACATCAACTTTTTGCCGATCCGAGGAAACCTGCAAGTATCTATGTGTATGATGTGGTTGATGACGGGACGCGCTTGGGCCACAGGCGGACATTTGCGTACTGTGACACAGGCGTCCCTGACGGCATTAAGTGTGATGAAAATGGGTATGTTTATTCTGGCTGCGGAGACGGTGTACATGTTTGGGACTCCCAGGGTATACTCCTGGGCAAAATCATTGTAGGTGGGATTACAGCGAATTTCAACTTCGTTAGGGGCGGTATCTGGATGTTTGCCGAAGAGGAGTTATGGTTCTGTAAGCTAAAAGCAAAAGGGGCGCTTGTGGATATAGAATGCTGA